The Elaeis guineensis isolate ETL-2024a chromosome 3, EG11, whole genome shotgun sequence region ATGCCATGCGCGGAAAGGGCGACACAAAAAGTCGTATtaggaaagagggagagagaatgaGAGGGGCCACTTGCTTTAATTATAAAGAGAGATGAGATCAACCCCTGCCCTTTCAtcctattataataattattattattcctattataataattattattataatctCAGCCTAGGTATATATGTTATTTAAAGAGGGGGAGAAGAATCTTTACCAGGCCCCATGAGGTGGCCTCCGACCATTCCATTCACTTATTTCATCCGCCCCTTCTCTTCCCCATCTTGTATCAAAAATGTTAAAGAAAACTGTCGTGGAGCAGATAAATCCGGTCTTATCCGGAAGTTCCCAGAATATTCTTTGCCAGATTCTTAACAATAATCAATGTCGAGTACCCTTGCGCTTGGCAGCTTCCATTCAGGTATATCATTATCTCACTTTTCTTGAAGAGTCTCCGTCGCTTTACTCACTCATCAAATGCCTCAACCTACCCTCGCGACGGAAACTCCGCGTGGCGTGGGCACGTAACccgttttctttcttcctttatttcttttcttatttggCCCCATGGCAATCAGAGCAGCAGGTTCAATGTCACAACCTGATCTATCCATATAAAAGACGGgtatttattcaattaaattggatttgtgCCGATTACGGATAGGCAGTAAGCAGTCAGGATCAAGTCGATGATATATATATGCCTTATCGCGAAAGGAATGCCATTACACGCTAGAACCAACGTGATTTGTGTGCCACTTTTTTCGTCCTCTATGGCCGGTTGGTCAGATGCAAGTTGTGACAAAATTGTACTAGAATTCTTCTCGCCAAGAGTTTTCACTAGCACGAGTACAATTTTCGACCTACGGGCTAtgacaaattttttaaaatcattatcgaACCATTGTTCCAACAGTAGAACTGCTTTTGAGACACCAGTACGATACATATCAAATGCAAGTGTTATTCTTTCTTGCTGAAGCATGCTTAATTTTGTTGGTGAATCGCCTGCTGTCTGAATGGCGCTCCCAGAGAAATTGGCGATCTGGACTATTTCTCTAGCACGAATAGAAAGCAGTCTTGGATTCCAAAACCAATTTGGAGAAAGAAGCTACATGCGCAGCTAGCTAGCTAGCTAGCTAGTTCACAGAAAAATTATTTGGTGTGTCGGATCCATCATGGATTTGGAATGATACAAATTCATCTAATAATTTTATCCTATGGTAAAATGAATCTATCTAGATTCACGATCTACTAATTTCATCCTACGGTGAaataaatctatttagatttagaaTGGATATGTCCCATCTAACAAGTTCTCTGAAAAGAGATGAACGGTGGCGTCTGCATCTCCTCCTTTCGCTCTAATAAGTGGCTGACCGCACCCAACATTCCTCACTGCCGTGCCAAACCCAAGCCCGAGGTTTGAAAGCAACGAGAAATCCAGATGCTGACGCCAATAAATTAATAGATGTAATTCCTCCTCGCCCGTCGCTCTACATCCATCCAACGGAAATAGCTCATGCTGACGTCCCtccatccatatatatatatatatatatatatatatataatcttgaCATCACCACATGCCATTCTTTCTTTCTCCACCGGCAACCAGTGGAAGAGGGAAGAAACGCAAAATAATGTCTTCTCTGATGGGGCCTCACGGGGTGGCCTTGGCCACAGCCATGGCGGTCTCCGGCACCGTAGTTCTCCTCGCCGTCTGCCGGCAATGGCCCTTCCCGGCCCGGCAGTGCAATCTTCGCTCCTGCATCTCCTCTGGTTCTTTCCTTCCTTAGATTCTTCCCCCATTTTATACTCTTAATTTCCTTTCAGTTGGCTCTAAAGACCAAAAGAAAGCCCAGATTCCTCCTCCCTTCTCTTGTATCAATTGTTTAACTATCAATTATCAATTATGATGATGTGCTGCAGAggagaggaaaagggagagagcgagcagcaagaagaagaagaaggtccgcTTCGCGGCGCAGGTGGTGGAGCTCCTTGGGGAGACCAGCGGCAGCAGCGACGAGGAGGCGGAGGAGGAGCTCGCCACCCTGCCACCGGAGTTGGTGCGGTCGGAGGAGGAGGTCCGACGGGGACGGGGAATGCCGGCGAACCGGGTGGCCCTGTACAACGGAATTCTCCAAGATCGCTTGCACCGAATGGCCTGTTCTTACTGATTCCTTCTCTTCCCTTCTTCAGCGTTCCAGAAGTTTAACCCCCAATTCTttgtacagagagagagagagagagagagagtggagaaTCTGTTGCTCTTGCTGTCTGGCTTCGGTCGGCTGACCGGCCGTGCTTGGACTGGATGCAGGGACAAGCACTTGTGCCCTTAAAACTGCTTGTCATGTACCGAACGAACACTTCTTTGTATGGTGaattcctgcttcagaaaatcaagtTGGAGCGGTGGAGTATGATGATGAAGGCTTGCGGATATGTTGTGGCTGCTTTTACACGGCTGTCAAAATTGTTGGAGCCGAACAGCCTTTGGGAAATTTGCAGGGGGAAGGGTGCGGACCGAGGAGAGCCCGATAGCTTGACCGAGAATCATCATTAGGTTCCATATCAATTATTTTTCCGATCGAGCGGCCATCTtaaataattttaagaaataCAATTTGGTTTCCCGAGTTGGACTCTTGGATGGAAATAAAGATAAAGACGATAGACTCAATTTCAATTGTCTGATTGGAGTAAgaaagatgaaaaatattttaatctttcaaaattgatccaattatctgattgaagtaagaaagatgaaaatatcttaatatttcaaaattcaatttctaTTCCCACGACATTCGGTATTCAAATTTTATGCATGATCTGACACATCGAAgaataagataattttaatttttaatttaatttattttgattttaattttgatcacgAGTCAAATACGGCATAAATATGTGCAGCGGATGTCCTCCCTCCTCCGTAGATCTGGATACGTTCGCATAGGACAAGAGTGGGACTGATCCCCCAAATATCAGAACAGGATGAGCACCTTCAATCCGAGTCGCTGGTTTGGTTATCCGATTGATCTGCGTCCTTGAATCTCCATTCAACACAATATTAGCTGTTCCAAGCATGGTACTGGCGCCAGTAAGACCTTCCGCTGCCAACGGGAGGTGACGTCACATTAATcttcgggaaaaaaaaaaaaaaagcgtccATCGCAAGCCATCCCATCTCACACGATGCAAGCCACCCCATCTCACATGATGCAACTCCCTGCCGttcctttccctctctctctctctctgtctgtgCGTATATGTGGATCACACTCGCTCGTGGCTGTCCCCATCGATGGTAATGGGTGGCGTCAGGCCGAGGGGCACCAACGGGGCCAAGGGCTCGCTCACTCCCTCGGTCTTGggcaaataaatattattttttctattctATTCATCGATGGGTAAGGATTCGCTCCCCCATCAGATCAGATGGAGAAGCTTGATGAACCATAGAATATAGGCAATATGGTTTCCGGCCCCGCATGTTGGAAGTACAACTATGAAAGTATCGAGCTGGGATTTTGTCCGACCGCAGTTTCATGTTACAAGTAAGCCGTGGGTCATGTACCGCTGAGACAGGGATGCAGCTGGTTTTTCCTACGGTAGAAGTGTCGGAACTTACTGGATTGTAGAACTGATGATTTATAACATTCATGAAACAGATGACGAAATATTTGTCGGAGACTTGTAATCGTATACAATGAGAGAAAAACAGGAAGGAAGAGACTATGATAAAATTGAATGTcatgaatatatatttataatatttgaaaagatGTCTACGAGGGGTTACGCCCATTAGCTTAAACAATCATTAATGAATAGTTATGTCCTTCCCTTTGTAGACACAACTTTTGGATTAAACAGCCATTAATGAATAGCTGTGTCTCTTTCCTTCATAGACAACTCTTGGAATTATAATCCAAGAGTCACACTTTTATCCGTTGCATGGGAAGCCACTATCAGAGAGGTATATTTACATATGATCATATACCAACATCTCTCACTTGATCATATTTTACAGTGAACTTTTAGTTAGTATTAATTTTGGtaccaaataaattttcaatACTAACTCTCATTTGTATTACTTACAGATCGGTGTCAGAAACGTAACAAGATCTTTATGTGCGCATGCTTAAGCCATTTTGACCGCACCCATCCACATATGTTGTCACTTACGTAACTCAACTCTGGTGACTTTGACttactcaatttaattaagcggCAACGATATCGTTACGAAGGAACCTAGCTAAGGTCCACACCCTCAATACAACCAACGACTTCAGCCACACACATCTATAATGTATcgacctatgctgaacttttgATCAAGTACTTCCTCTAAGACCCATACCGAGGATTTTCTTGATACACCTTCTCAACGACTTTATATACACTAGCGCCTTTGAAATTATTCGTCTAACCTCATGATGCCTCAAAGTGAAATTTACATTCATGAGTTCCCAATAATCCCTAGCCTGCTTGCTAGTGCCCTCTACTTTTTATCTGACCAATTTCAAGTTTTTTTCATCAGAGTAGAGTCGCATCTTTATCTTTCGTCTTAGCATCCTTAAAATTCTCATGAAAGATACCTTTTAACCATGTGACATTACAATGTCTAAGTAGTTCTTAATCCCATTGCAATCATATGCCCTCTGAATTTTTTCAGAGACAACCTCTTGGTTATAGGGTCGGCTACCATCTCACTTGAGGGGATATAATTGATTTTAATCTCAACCCTTTCCATTATATCTTGTATATAGTGATAATTTATGTCAATATGTTTACCCCTGGAATTGTTTGCACTAGACTTTATCAAAGAAATGGCAGATTTGTTATCACAAAAAATATTGACTGGTTTATCAAGTATACCTAATTTCAaactatttataaaatatttaattcaaaTCGCAGTGCTTACCGCAGTACTGCATGATATATATTCGGCCTCTATTGTATGCTTAGCAACACAACTTTATTTCTTACTTAACCAAGAAACAGTAGTTCCATCGAACAGAAATACATTGCCACTTATAGATTTTCTATTATTCACATCACCTGCAAAATCTGCATCTATATATCTGAtgatatttagattatttaaactgAAGCAAAGCTTCATTTTTGTAGGACcttcaaatatctaaaaattcttttgATCGCCTGCCAACATGCCTTATCAGGATTGGCTTGATAACGACTTACCAATCCTATCGCATAATAAATATTAGGCTTTGTACTTGTCATATTGCATACATGAGGCTGCCAATTGCTTGGGCATAGGGGACTTTCCTCATTTCAGAAATATTCTCATTTGTATGTGGGCACATATCTTTACTTAATATTTGCCTAGTGCAGACAGGTGTGCTCAATGCTTTACATTGATCCATATTAAATTTTTTGagcaccttttcaagatacttgatctaagtataaTAATTTAGAATCTCTATGTCTAGTAATTCTAATTCCAAAAACATATGTGGCTTCACCCATGTCCTTCATTTTAAACTTGGATCCTAGATATGATTTCATTTTGCCATCATATCTAAACAATTTTCAGCTAaaagtatatcatctacatatagagATAAAATATATAGCTTATCTTGGCACTAACAAACATAAGCACAATGATCTAGTGGACTTATCTCATATCCTACTTCAAGGATAGCCTGGTGGAACTTCAAATACCATTGTTTAGAGGATTTCTTTAAACCATATAGGGATCATTTCAATTTACAAACTTTGTCTTCATATCCTTCAACCTAAAATCCTTCAGGTTGCATAATATAGATGTCTTCCTTTAAATCTCCATTTAGAAAGGCCGTTTTGACATCTAATTGATGTAGCTCAAGATTCATCTTAGCTACAATAGACATGATTATTCTAATAGATATAAACTTAGCAATTGGGAATAAGTATCCACAAAGTCTATTCCGAATTTTTGAGTAAATCATTTTGCTACCAATCTTGCTTTGTACTTATCTAGGGATCCATTTGCTTTGAGTTTTTTCTTTAAGACCCATTTGCAACTAATGGCTTTCCTTCTTTTTGGGAGATCAACTAACTCCCAAACATCATTTTTAGCTATTGaatttaactcttcttgcatggcttcaagccattgaTTTGCATCACTAACCTTCATCGCTTTAAAGAAGTCCTCAGGATCATTATTAAGACTTGTAATGTTTGATTCAGTGTCAAGATTAAAAACATAATAATCCCTTAACTTATGAGTtggttccctttttcttttcctcccccTATTCTCAATCTCTATATCCTACTCATTACTAAAATCTTTCTCAAGAGTTGGATCAGATTGAGAATTAACTATATTATAGTCAATATCTATATCCATAGTATCAGATATTTGATCTTGCATATCTTTAATGAGTTTTATGTCCTCTATGGGAGTAGTCATATTGGTGGTCTCAATGAACACATCATCCCTACTttcaatcaattttcttttagtATGAAAAAATCTATAACCACTTCCATTCTCAACATATCTTATGAATTTGCATTCCATGATTTAGTTCTTAACTTATCCCTATAAGGCTTTGGGATAAGCACATGTGCTTTGCACCTCCAAACTTTAAAATTTAACACATCGGGTTTTAATCCTGTCGAATACTCATAAGGTGCGAGAGGCTTAGCTTTTGTTTTAACACTATTAAGAATATATGCTGCAATGGATAAAGTTTCACCCCAAAATTGAAGAGGTAGATCAGCATATGCCATCATAGATCGAGTCATCTCTAATAGAATTCTATCTTATCTTTCGGCAATGCCATTTTGCTGAGAGGAATAGGGCATAGTATAGATGTGCCCAATTCTATTATTCTTGCAGAATTCATCAAAAG contains the following coding sequences:
- the LOC105033974 gene encoding uncharacterized protein, with translation MPFFLSPPATSGRGKKRKIMSSLMGPHGVALATAMAVSGTVVLLAVCRQWPFPARQCNLRSCISSEERKRERASSKKKKKVRFAAQVVELLGETSGSSDEEAEEELATLPPELVRSEEEVRRGRGMPANRVALYNGILQDRLHRMACSY